From a region of the uncultured Desulfatiglans sp. genome:
- a CDS encoding Cytochrome B561 gives MESRLTNIYLYTRYERFWHWLQTILILLLLVTGFEINGLFSLFGFKVASEIHNTAGIAWLIAFAFFIFWLFTTGEWRQYIPTTKKMLLVIRYYSYGIFRGESHPVPKKRDAKHNPLQRLVYLSLAALLLPVQMATGLVYWGYNSWAGWGLSGLSLTVVAAIHLAGAFAILSFLVVHLYMITTGHTLFAHTRAMISGWEEVPEGTEIEDWERKPRKAEAGVC, from the coding sequence ATGGAATCCCGCTTGACCAACATTTATCTTTACACACGCTACGAACGCTTCTGGCACTGGCTGCAAACGATCCTGATCCTCTTGCTGCTGGTCACGGGGTTCGAGATCAACGGCCTCTTCAGCCTGTTCGGATTCAAAGTGGCCTCAGAAATCCACAATACAGCGGGGATCGCGTGGTTGATCGCCTTTGCGTTTTTCATCTTCTGGCTTTTCACCACCGGTGAGTGGCGTCAGTATATCCCCACCACGAAGAAGATGCTCCTGGTCATCCGCTATTACAGCTACGGGATCTTCCGCGGCGAATCGCACCCGGTCCCCAAGAAAAGAGACGCCAAACACAACCCGCTTCAGCGGCTCGTGTACCTTTCCCTCGCGGCCCTGCTGCTCCCGGTCCAGATGGCGACCGGCCTCGTCTACTGGGGCTACAACTCCTGGGCAGGGTGGGGGTTGAGCGGCCTGTCCCTGACGGTGGTCGCCGCCATCCACCTGGCCGGAGCCTTTGCCATCCTCTCCTTCCTCGTCGTCCATCTGTACATGATCACGACAGGGCACACCCTTTTCGCCCACACGAGGGCCATGATCAGCGGCTGGGAAGAAGTTCCCGAAGGAACCGAAATCGAGGACTGGGAGCGCAAGCCCAGAAAGGCCGAGGCCGGGGTCTGCTGA
- a CDS encoding hypothetical protein (Evidence 5 : Unknown function): MRIYNKSEWLSICIATVILTLISVFFSNKHCFGGNYIVATSNELQDALTECARTNANSVIRIKSGTYYGNFVYQGEFTEHKNLVIIGESARGELPQLVASTEAETLKISIKGPRSIIIAGLSISGGANGVKITSIGDSDIIQRIAFIGNTVTESIETGVKIVCEQPAAILCIQNDFTKNKSSGVSIYTKIDGNAPNIRFAKNTVLDNSGRGVVIESRSVTGISGGILFKNNIISGNGNGGISATSLSESGLRGGNIVFANNQITRNVANASYGGGIIAGASWGNIGDIHFTGNTISENFGGAGGGGVYIVSATASDGVGQLYFENNVISGNETYMKGGGVLISSYPAGNSNADITFLNNVISSNAAEDRGAAVRIDSFPCGNASSNILFRHNTINENFIERQALGVVDVNMHPSTSISNRMSFAENIITSNIGEGLSIILTPYSDQAMPLAETEIEVYANQINNNLCMGAGAAGGLYIVRGFANATGDIKIIGNEINDNRSAGDGGGMSLHLSDYYAPPTEKNYIELSDNLICDNTSNSTGGGVCIRSSPKNNVKDNIVIRNNIISGNHAEKLAGGLYVYSSAGQGEPDDVLLINNSIAMNSANGLGKGVFINGCSRLDVYNNVIWGNIDSEDIVLYNELILNANGYNNNYSIINGFWSNSGDNFNFDPLFSDPLNRDFHLDQKSDCIDTGTNDAPAISDHDFDGNERIFDGDGDSMAIIDIGALEFIYK; this comes from the coding sequence ATGCGGATATACAACAAATCGGAATGGCTCAGTATTTGTATTGCAACAGTTATTTTAACACTAATTTCTGTTTTCTTTTCAAATAAGCACTGCTTTGGTGGAAATTATATTGTTGCAACATCAAATGAATTACAGGATGCACTTACGGAATGCGCACGAACCAATGCAAATAGTGTAATCAGAATAAAATCCGGTACTTACTATGGTAATTTTGTTTATCAAGGAGAATTTACCGAACATAAAAATCTTGTGATAATAGGTGAAAGCGCCAGAGGCGAATTGCCACAGCTAGTTGCGTCTACTGAGGCTGAAACACTGAAAATTTCTATCAAAGGACCACGGAGTATAATCATCGCGGGATTATCGATATCAGGTGGAGCAAATGGAGTAAAAATAACATCCATTGGCGATTCGGACATTATTCAGAGAATTGCATTTATCGGAAATACCGTCACTGAAAGCATTGAGACGGGTGTCAAGATCGTCTGCGAACAGCCTGCAGCAATTTTGTGTATTCAAAACGATTTTACCAAAAATAAATCTTCAGGTGTGTCTATCTACACAAAGATCGACGGAAATGCCCCAAATATACGCTTCGCAAAAAACACTGTCTTAGATAACAGTGGCAGGGGAGTCGTAATTGAATCACGTTCAGTCACTGGCATCTCAGGAGGTATTCTTTTCAAAAACAATATCATTTCTGGAAATGGGAATGGCGGAATAAGCGCAACAAGTCTCTCTGAATCAGGCCTGAGGGGAGGAAATATCGTTTTCGCTAATAATCAGATTACGCGAAATGTGGCTAACGCTAGTTATGGTGGAGGGATTATCGCCGGTGCGTCTTGGGGCAATATTGGAGATATACACTTTACAGGAAACACAATTTCAGAGAATTTTGGTGGCGCAGGGGGAGGTGGGGTATACATTGTTTCGGCTACAGCTTCTGATGGCGTAGGACAATTATACTTTGAAAATAATGTCATTAGCGGAAACGAAACCTACATGAAGGGGGGTGGCGTCTTGATCTCTTCCTATCCTGCAGGCAACTCCAACGCTGACATAACTTTTTTGAATAATGTCATTTCGTCGAACGCAGCAGAGGACCGCGGTGCAGCGGTTAGAATTGATAGCTTCCCCTGCGGCAATGCTTCATCAAACATTCTCTTTAGGCACAACACGATAAATGAGAATTTCATAGAACGGCAAGCATTAGGTGTTGTCGATGTAAATATGCATCCATCAACTTCGATTAGCAACAGAATGAGTTTTGCAGAAAACATTATAACAAGCAATATCGGTGAAGGCTTATCGATTATTTTAACACCATATTCAGATCAAGCAATGCCGTTGGCAGAAACTGAAATTGAAGTTTACGCTAATCAGATTAATAACAATCTATGCATGGGAGCAGGGGCCGCTGGGGGTCTGTATATAGTGAGGGGCTTTGCGAATGCTACGGGAGATATCAAAATTATAGGAAACGAAATCAATGATAATAGAAGTGCAGGAGATGGTGGCGGCATGAGTCTACATTTATCGGATTATTATGCGCCGCCAACAGAAAAAAACTATATTGAATTGAGTGATAATCTGATTTGTGATAATACGTCTAATAGCACCGGCGGAGGTGTATGCATTCGTTCATCACCAAAAAATAATGTTAAAGACAATATTGTTATTAGAAATAATATTATCAGCGGAAACCATGCAGAGAAATTGGCTGGGGGTTTATATGTCTATAGTTCTGCAGGTCAGGGAGAACCTGATGATGTTTTATTGATAAACAATTCAATCGCGATGAATTCTGCAAATGGACTAGGCAAAGGAGTTTTCATCAATGGTTGCAGTAGATTAGATGTTTACAACAATGTCATTTGGGGAAATATTGATAGTGAAGATATCGTATTGTATAATGAACTTATATTAAATGCCAATGGATACAACAATAATTATTCTATAATAAATGGTTTTTGGTCGAATTCTGGTGATAATTTCAATTTTGATCCTCTCTTCAGCGATCCTTTAAA
- a CDS encoding 4Fe-4S ferredoxin, iron-sulfur binding protein: protein MSQTEQARWIEDLITDFIDHSPENTLQNAANEKAFASPLIGFARGDDPLFEAFKEHVGPFHLTSWEIFALTFDDPHVRPEEISVISWILPQNALTKAENSREKTYPSERWARGRIFGEIVNEKLRRHVVENLASKGIQAVAPVLSPQFSWRISPRYDFASTWSERHAAFAAGLGTFGLCDGLITPAGKAMRTGSVVARVQVPPTQRPYTDHRAYCLFFSLGTCGKCIPRCPVGAITPRGKDKRKCAAYVGGAAREYVKSRYGLEGYACGLCQTGVPCESGIPAGD, encoded by the coding sequence ATGAGCCAGACGGAGCAAGCCCGATGGATCGAGGATCTAATTACGGATTTCATCGACCACTCGCCTGAAAACACCCTCCAGAACGCCGCGAACGAAAAGGCCTTCGCCTCGCCTCTGATAGGCTTCGCAAGGGGCGACGACCCGTTGTTCGAGGCCTTCAAAGAGCACGTCGGCCCTTTCCATCTGACCTCCTGGGAGATCTTCGCGCTCACCTTCGACGACCCTCATGTCCGCCCTGAAGAGATCAGCGTCATCAGCTGGATCCTCCCCCAAAACGCGCTCACGAAAGCAGAAAACAGCCGGGAAAAGACCTACCCCTCGGAGCGGTGGGCCAGAGGGCGCATCTTCGGCGAGATCGTCAACGAAAAGCTCCGCCGGCATGTCGTGGAAAACCTTGCGTCCAAGGGCATCCAGGCCGTCGCCCCTGTGCTCAGCCCTCAGTTCAGCTGGCGGATATCCCCGCGCTACGACTTCGCCTCCACCTGGTCCGAACGCCATGCAGCCTTTGCGGCCGGGCTGGGGACCTTCGGCCTATGCGACGGGCTGATCACTCCGGCCGGAAAGGCCATGCGCACGGGATCGGTGGTGGCCCGCGTCCAGGTTCCGCCCACGCAAAGGCCTTACACCGACCATCGGGCCTACTGCCTCTTTTTCAGCCTGGGGACCTGCGGCAAATGCATCCCCCGCTGCCCGGTCGGGGCCATCACCCCCAGGGGGAAGGACAAGCGCAAGTGCGCCGCGTACGTCGGCGGAGCCGCAAGGGAATATGTCAAGAGCCGATATGGCCTGGAAGGCTATGCCTGCGGCCTGTGTCAAACGGGCGTCCCCTGCGAATCGGGCATCCCCGCCGGGGACTGA
- a CDS encoding hypothetical protein (Evidence 5 : Unknown function), translating to MLRLAHGGSGLRLSGVRKKAILKYHHPIGLSDRMAGAQWAEGRQPLAISEKATGRPLQVSRWDGPAGEARFPGLPRCCSNPLNDPDEQRYLLLSKYRNFMRSER from the coding sequence TTGCTCCGTCTGGCTCATGGCGGCTCGGGCCTCCGTTTGTCAGGGGTTAGGAAAAAGGCGATCTTGAAGTACCATCACCCGATTGGATTGTCGGACAGAATGGCCGGTGCTCAATGGGCAGAAGGCCGTCAGCCGTTGGCGATCAGCGAAAAGGCAACCGGCAGGCCGCTTCAGGTCTCCAGATGGGACGGCCCGGCGGGAGAAGCCCGGTTTCCGGGTCTCCCCCGTTGCTGTAGTAACCCGTTGAACGACCCGGACGAGCAACGGTACCTCCTGCTGTCAAAATACCGCAATTTCATGCGCTCTGAAAGATAA
- a CDS encoding conserved hypothetical protein (Evidence 4 : Unknown function but conserved in other organisms), whose protein sequence is MKHFRKELWFEVPTRRAFINITPQVEDCVRESGIQKGLALVKGKQSYLP, encoded by the coding sequence ATGAAGCATTTTCGCAAGGAATTGTGGTTCGAGGTGCCCACGCGGCGTGCCTTCATCAACATAACGCCGCAGGTGGAAGACTGTGTGAGGGAAAGCGGGATTCAGAAAGGCCTTGCCTTGGTGAAGGGCAAGCAGAGCTACTTACCATGA
- a CDS encoding hypothetical protein (Evidence 5 : Unknown function) — protein MYIRIKGTSNSIRFNYYKIKSKIKKAHAAACSIDQVLYSLKKAVLNRSLSKLYLDLIWEICAYDCSLENIADDQ, from the coding sequence TTGTATATCCGCATTAAAGGCACCTCTAATTCAATTAGATTTAATTATTATAAAATCAAATCAAAAATAAAGAAAGCACATGCGGCTGCATGTTCTATTGATCAGGTGCTATATTCACTAAAAAAGGCTGTTTTGAATAGAAGTCTAAGCAAATTGTATTTGGATTTGATTTGGGAAATTTGTGCCTATGATTGTAGCCTGGAAAATATAGCAGATGATCAGTGA